One window of Fodinicurvata sediminis DSM 21159 genomic DNA carries:
- a CDS encoding RelA/SpoT family protein: MLRQFELVERVKSYDPGVDEDRLNRAYVYATKMHGSQKRASGDPYFSHPIEVAGILTELKLDCDSIITALLHDVVEDTDGSLEDIESLFGEEIAKLVDGVTKLSLLELQSEKSKHAENFRKLVLAMSEDIRVLLVKLADRLHNMRTLHFIKSEEKRRRIAWETMDIYAPLAERIGLQRFKDELDDLAFSELNPDARNSIIARLEYLKSSDDDVTDKVVEELVQVLKDESLDAGVFGRVKAPYSIWRKMQHRNVGFEQLADIVAFRIVVQSVGECYQALGALHGRYPVVPGRFKDYISTPKPNGYQSLHTSLIGPLRQRIEVQIRTQAMNDVAEFGVAAHWRYKQAPDAPELPMEGRKFRWIRELLDILEHASNPEEFLEHTKLEMYQDQVFCFTPKGDLIALPKGATPIDFAYAVHSEVGNSCVGAHVNGRMVPLRTILENGDQVDIVTSKAQSPSPDWESFVVTGKAKAAIRRFIRQEQRQQFINLGKELLDRTFRQEGYTLTEKGVAGVLKKLKADQVADVYAAVGQGNITAREVLVSVFPGAKEEEKPNKVVPINRARRGKSGDHSIPIKGLIPGMAVHFAHCCHPLPGDRIVGIVTTGKGVTVHTIDCETLQAFHDSPERWVDISWEYDSSEEGFTGRLHLIVANEPGALGSLSTVIGKSKGNITNLKIVSRSTDFFEMLIDLEVSDVKHLTNIIAALRTMPAISSVERARG; the protein is encoded by the coding sequence ATGCTGCGGCAGTTTGAGCTTGTGGAGAGGGTTAAGTCCTATGATCCCGGCGTGGACGAGGACCGGCTGAATCGGGCCTATGTCTACGCGACAAAAATGCATGGGTCCCAGAAGCGTGCCTCAGGCGATCCTTATTTTTCCCATCCCATCGAAGTTGCAGGCATTCTCACCGAGCTGAAGCTCGACTGTGATTCCATCATTACGGCACTGCTTCATGATGTTGTCGAAGACACTGACGGCAGCCTTGAAGATATAGAATCGCTTTTCGGCGAAGAGATTGCCAAGCTTGTTGACGGGGTGACGAAACTCAGCCTGCTGGAGTTGCAGTCCGAAAAAAGCAAGCACGCGGAAAACTTCAGAAAACTTGTCCTGGCCATGTCCGAGGACATCCGGGTTCTGCTGGTGAAATTGGCAGACCGTCTCCACAACATGCGGACCCTGCACTTCATCAAATCCGAAGAGAAGCGGCGGCGCATTGCTTGGGAAACAATGGATATCTATGCGCCCCTTGCAGAGCGAATAGGCCTTCAGCGCTTCAAGGACGAGTTGGATGATCTGGCGTTTTCGGAGCTAAACCCCGATGCACGAAACTCCATCATCGCCCGGCTTGAATACCTGAAAAGCTCGGATGATGACGTAACGGACAAGGTTGTAGAGGAGTTGGTTCAAGTCCTGAAGGATGAGAGCCTTGATGCCGGGGTTTTCGGGCGCGTGAAGGCGCCTTATTCAATCTGGCGAAAGATGCAGCATCGAAATGTCGGCTTCGAGCAACTGGCCGATATCGTGGCATTTCGCATCGTCGTTCAATCTGTTGGCGAGTGCTATCAAGCCCTCGGTGCGTTACATGGGCGCTATCCGGTCGTACCTGGGCGTTTTAAGGATTATATTTCCACCCCGAAGCCAAACGGCTATCAATCGCTTCATACTTCATTGATCGGTCCCTTGCGCCAACGCATTGAAGTCCAGATTCGCACGCAGGCCATGAATGATGTGGCCGAATTTGGTGTGGCTGCGCACTGGCGTTACAAACAAGCCCCCGATGCCCCGGAACTGCCGATGGAAGGACGCAAGTTCCGATGGATCCGCGAACTGCTGGATATTCTGGAGCACGCTTCCAATCCGGAAGAATTTCTCGAGCATACCAAGCTCGAAATGTATCAGGATCAGGTTTTCTGCTTTACGCCCAAGGGAGATCTGATTGCCTTGCCGAAGGGCGCAACACCCATTGATTTTGCCTATGCCGTGCATTCGGAGGTTGGCAACAGCTGTGTTGGGGCACACGTCAACGGCCGGATGGTTCCACTCCGCACAATCCTGGAGAATGGCGACCAGGTGGATATCGTTACATCCAAAGCCCAGAGTCCTTCACCGGATTGGGAGAGCTTTGTCGTCACCGGAAAGGCTAAGGCTGCGATTCGGCGTTTCATACGCCAGGAACAGCGCCAGCAGTTTATTAACCTTGGCAAGGAATTACTGGACCGTACCTTCCGCCAGGAAGGCTATACCCTGACGGAAAAAGGGGTGGCAGGCGTCCTGAAGAAACTCAAGGCCGACCAGGTCGCCGATGTCTATGCGGCCGTCGGCCAGGGAAATATCACGGCACGCGAAGTACTGGTCTCGGTCTTCCCCGGAGCGAAAGAAGAAGAAAAACCCAACAAGGTCGTTCCGATCAACCGGGCGCGTCGCGGAAAATCCGGTGATCACTCTATCCCGATCAAGGGGTTGATTCCGGGTATGGCGGTTCATTTTGCCCACTGTTGCCATCCGCTGCCCGGAGATCGGATCGTTGGAATCGTTACCACCGGCAAAGGTGTGACCGTTCACACGATTGACTGTGAGACCCTGCAAGCTTTCCACGACAGCCCGGAACGGTGGGTGGATATCAGCTGGGAGTATGATTCCAGCGAGGAGGGCTTCACAGGAAGATTGCATCTTATTGTGGCAAATGAGCCAGGAGCGTTGGGTTCGCTTTCGACCGTTATCGGTAAGAGCAAGGGAAATATCACGAATCTGAAGATTGTAAGTCGCTCCACCGATTTCTTTGAGATGTTGATTGATCTTGAGGTCAGCGATGTAAAACATCTGACGAACATAATTGCCGCTCTTAGAACAATGCCCGCCATTTCCTCCGTCGAGCGGGCGCGCGGATAG
- the rpoZ gene encoding DNA-directed RNA polymerase subunit omega: MARVTVEDCVLKVPNRFELVMLSAQRAREISSGAQLTVERDNDKNPVVSLREIADGTVDPDELRNSLVSGLQHHVEADEPEEEDMNETDMLTASLQSAEAETVLPKSSSPDMETEEEGE; encoded by the coding sequence ATGGCACGCGTCACCGTTGAGGATTGTGTCCTCAAGGTTCCCAACCGGTTTGAGCTTGTAATGCTGTCAGCGCAGAGAGCGCGGGAAATTTCTTCTGGTGCCCAGTTGACAGTGGAACGTGACAACGACAAGAACCCAGTCGTTTCTCTCCGCGAAATTGCCGATGGAACGGTTGATCCGGATGAGTTGAGGAATTCTCTGGTCTCTGGCCTGCAGCATCATGTGGAAGCTGACGAGCCGGAAGAAGAAGACATGAATGAAACCGACATGCTGACGGCCAGCCTCCAATCGGCTGAAGCGGAGACGGTTTTGCCGAAATCCTCGTCACCAGACATGGAAACCGAGGAAGAGGGCGAGTAA
- the folK gene encoding 2-amino-4-hydroxy-6-hydroxymethyldihydropteridine diphosphokinase, with amino-acid sequence MILVALGSNLPHPDYGSPLQVCEAAVDALKQAGLRPIRRSRWFETTPVPASDQPNFINAVVELSPEFDLSPQDLLKELHKIEALFGRTRERRNEARLLDLDIIDFNGRVSGKGQIPVLPHARMGERAFVLYPLRDVAPHWRHPEDGEGIDELISRLPEGQGIRVLA; translated from the coding sequence GTGATCCTGGTAGCCCTCGGATCAAATCTTCCCCATCCGGACTACGGAAGTCCGCTGCAGGTTTGCGAAGCAGCGGTTGATGCGCTTAAACAGGCAGGGTTGCGCCCCATCCGGCGTTCACGCTGGTTCGAGACGACGCCTGTTCCCGCATCTGACCAACCGAATTTCATAAATGCCGTTGTCGAGTTGTCACCGGAGTTTGATCTGTCTCCCCAGGATCTATTGAAAGAGCTGCATAAGATAGAAGCCCTGTTTGGCAGAACGCGGGAACGACGGAACGAAGCCCGCCTTCTTGACCTGGATATCATTGATTTCAATGGCAGAGTGAGCGGAAAGGGCCAGATTCCCGTGTTGCCCCATGCGCGCATGGGGGAACGGGCCTTCGTGCTTTATCCTTTGAGGGATGTTGCACCTCACTGGCGACACCCAGAAGACGGTGAGGGCATTGACGAACTTATTTCCCGGTTGCCTGAAGGGCAGGGGATACGTGTCCTTGCATGA
- a CDS encoding LabA-like NYN domain-containing protein — protein MNFYPEEKIALFIDGSNLYSTARSLNFDIDYKKLYQVFADEARLVRAFYYTALVEDQEYSPLRPLIDWLDYNGYTMVTKPAKEYTDGNGRRKVKGNMDIELAVDMMELSDKIDHAVLFSGDGDFRSLIGAVQRRGVRVTVISSIRVQPSMIADELRRQADHFVDISSLKNRIARSGPPVEKTRRQEEPGDDVYEDEDDLDAEFLNDEDAYEEEYASD, from the coding sequence ATGAATTTCTATCCAGAAGAGAAAATCGCATTGTTTATTGATGGATCCAATCTTTATTCAACTGCACGTTCTCTGAATTTCGACATAGACTACAAGAAGCTATATCAAGTTTTTGCAGATGAAGCCCGACTGGTCAGAGCTTTCTATTACACGGCTCTTGTCGAAGATCAGGAGTATTCACCGCTACGCCCGCTAATCGACTGGCTGGATTATAATGGATACACCATGGTAACCAAGCCGGCAAAAGAATACACCGATGGAAATGGGCGCCGGAAGGTCAAGGGGAACATGGATATCGAGCTGGCTGTCGACATGATGGAACTGTCCGACAAGATCGACCATGCCGTTCTCTTCTCCGGAGACGGCGACTTCCGCTCCTTGATCGGTGCGGTGCAAAGACGCGGAGTCAGAGTCACCGTTATCTCTTCAATTCGTGTGCAACCCTCGATGATTGCAGACGAGTTGCGGCGCCAGGCAGATCACTTCGTTGATATCAGCAGTCTCAAGAACCGCATTGCAAGGAGCGGACCCCCTGTCGAGAAAACCAGGCGACAGGAAGAACCCGGTGACGACGTCTATGAAGATGAAGATGACTTGGACGCCGAATTTCTCAATGACGAGGATGCATATGAAGAAGAGTATGCCTCGGACTGA
- a CDS encoding uracil-DNA glycosylase, translating to MKAQQPPTDCSLCPRLVDFRNENRRQYPDYHNAPVAAFGPDSAQMLILGLAPGLKGANCTGRPFTGDYAGDLLYATLKKFNLAEGDYGKRPDDGLTLRKCRIVNAVRCVPPANKPTPEEIRTCNGFLASELESLRQLRVVVALGRVAHDALLMACGLKRSHFRFGHALIHDLPNGLQLVDSYHCSRYNTNTGRLTETMFHDVFAKAQNRLSEKA from the coding sequence ATGAAGGCGCAACAGCCCCCCACTGACTGCAGTCTCTGTCCCCGCCTGGTTGATTTCAGGAATGAGAATAGACGCCAGTATCCCGACTATCACAACGCTCCCGTTGCTGCGTTCGGGCCAGACAGTGCCCAAATGCTGATATTGGGCCTGGCTCCAGGCCTCAAGGGTGCCAATTGTACAGGACGTCCATTCACAGGCGATTACGCCGGAGATCTGCTCTATGCAACCTTGAAGAAGTTCAATCTTGCAGAGGGTGACTACGGAAAGCGGCCGGATGATGGGCTTACACTCCGGAAGTGTCGCATCGTGAACGCTGTTCGCTGTGTGCCACCTGCCAACAAGCCAACGCCGGAAGAAATACGCACGTGTAATGGCTTTCTGGCAAGCGAACTCGAATCACTAAGACAGCTTAGGGTCGTCGTCGCACTTGGGCGTGTTGCACATGATGCTCTCTTGATGGCCTGTGGATTGAAACGTAGCCATTTTAGGTTCGGGCATGCGCTAATCCATGACCTCCCGAACGGCTTGCAACTCGTCGACAGCTATCACTGCTCACGCTACAACACCAACACTGGTCGTCTGACGGAAACCATGTTCCATGATGTCTTTGCGAAGGCTCAGAACAGGCTTTCGGAAAAGGCTTGA
- the smpB gene encoding SsrA-binding protein SmpB produces the protein MSKQPQRVVAHNRRATHDFFIEEKVEAGLVLTGSEVKSLRHGRASINEAYASEENGELYLINSHFSEYGPANRFGHEPKRPRKLLVHRRERDRLFGKVRRDGYTLVPLSIYFNERGLAKLALGVAKGKRKQDKREDVKKRDWQRQKARLLREKG, from the coding sequence ATGAGCAAGCAACCGCAGCGCGTTGTCGCCCATAATCGTCGGGCGACCCATGACTTCTTCATTGAGGAGAAGGTGGAGGCTGGCCTGGTCCTCACTGGATCAGAGGTGAAGTCGCTGCGCCATGGCCGTGCTTCCATCAATGAAGCCTATGCCAGTGAAGAAAATGGTGAGCTGTATCTCATCAACTCACATTTCTCGGAATACGGGCCGGCCAATCGCTTCGGGCATGAGCCCAAACGGCCTCGGAAGCTTCTGGTACACAGAAGGGAGCGGGATCGCCTGTTCGGAAAAGTGCGGCGTGATGGCTATACCCTTGTGCCACTATCCATTTATTTCAATGAGCGTGGCCTCGCGAAGCTGGCATTAGGTGTGGCCAAGGGCAAACGGAAACAGGACAAGCGGGAAGACGTCAAAAAGCGTGACTGGCAACGGCAGAAAGCGCGCCTGCTGCGCGAAAAGGGCTGA
- the dapA gene encoding 4-hydroxy-tetrahydrodipicolinate synthase: protein MTHPIYKGSMPALVTPFRNGAVDFDRFADLVNWQIEQGSSALVPCGTTGESPTLTHDEHKRVVEKCIEAAAGRVPVIAGAGSNSTAEAIDFTQHAEAAGADSALVVTPYYNKPHQEGMYQHFKAVHDSSSLPILIYNIPGRSIVDMTVETMARLAEDCPRIVGVKDASNDLARPAVTRLAIKKGFTQLSGEDGTILPFMAQGGHGCISVTANVAPSLCADFQEAWHSGDRKRAEEINDRLMPLHAALFAEPSPQPVKYALSLLGKLENELRLPMIPVTEHTQALVREAMLAAGLID, encoded by the coding sequence ATGACCCACCCAATCTACAAGGGCTCCATGCCCGCACTTGTGACGCCCTTTCGTAATGGGGCTGTTGATTTTGATCGTTTTGCAGACCTTGTGAATTGGCAGATCGAGCAGGGATCGAGTGCACTTGTGCCCTGTGGAACCACCGGAGAATCACCGACCCTAACACACGACGAACACAAACGGGTGGTGGAAAAGTGCATCGAGGCCGCTGCAGGACGCGTCCCCGTTATTGCGGGAGCGGGGTCAAACTCAACGGCAGAGGCGATCGATTTCACCCAGCATGCGGAAGCTGCAGGAGCTGATTCGGCTCTTGTGGTTACGCCTTACTACAACAAGCCGCATCAGGAAGGAATGTATCAGCATTTCAAGGCTGTCCATGATTCCTCCAGCTTGCCGATCCTGATTTACAACATACCCGGTCGTTCGATTGTGGACATGACTGTCGAGACCATGGCTCGACTGGCCGAGGATTGCCCAAGAATTGTTGGTGTGAAGGATGCGAGCAACGATTTGGCGCGTCCAGCTGTAACACGCCTGGCCATCAAGAAGGGATTCACACAGCTGTCGGGAGAGGACGGGACGATCCTGCCTTTCATGGCTCAAGGAGGGCACGGCTGTATATCCGTAACCGCAAATGTGGCGCCATCTTTGTGTGCTGACTTTCAGGAAGCCTGGCATAGCGGTGACCGCAAGCGCGCCGAAGAGATCAACGATCGATTGATGCCATTGCATGCGGCCCTGTTTGCCGAGCCAAGTCCGCAACCAGTCAAGTACGCGCTCTCCCTGTTGGGCAAACTTGAAAATGAGCTTCGTCTGCCCATGATTCCGGTAACCGAACATACGCAGGCCCTCGTCCGGGAAGCCATGTTGGCTGCCGGACTGATCGATTAA
- a CDS encoding lytic transglycosylase domain-containing protein codes for MRLLTSSLSCLSIFLLSSFMVLSASAAELNSRDKEKLSSALERIDQGKPAETRYIAAGLDNPLAAKLLQWYRLLRYGDRQDFAEISAFLEDNPNWPGQITLRRAAEKVMPEGMPPQARANWFQQYPPLSGQAALAYARAIAFTASAERLEEVVRRLWRETDFSHSDEEAFYQEFASHLTRSDHIARVERQTRDGQEQPALRTAARLGPGYQQLVTAQIRLARQQAGVDDAIRAVPNNLQDHDGLLYERARWRMRKNRIYEALPLLQDHDASQGTASSERWWPLKHWAARDLLEDGHAREAYELASSHGLHSGLGFAEGEFLAGWIALRFLNRPADAYRHFERLHEGVTTEISRSRGAYWAGRAANALGNEQLAHKWFSNAAQLDNNYYGQLAVAETGLSRGTQGGMPAVSSEQRGSFRQGELQRAIEILDGVERDDLADYFFSSLLRNAETASDYRLVADLGMNRGRVDQAVRTARRAAYNGIMMPDYLYPVPAWIDENDPLAPILLALMRQESNFDISAVSHAGARGVMQVMPGTAQQVADKMNIAYQASRLTTDPRYNMRLGRNYLEEMLERYRGYLPLVLAAYNAGPHRANDWIERFGDPRHPNIDAVDWVEQISFKETRNYVQRVSEAVVVYRRKLQEQGNLYDGLPHPAQATRNFDDVANNEATQ; via the coding sequence ATGCGCCTGTTGACGTCTTCCCTTTCTTGCCTATCCATCTTTCTCCTCTCCTCGTTCATGGTATTATCTGCATCCGCTGCGGAGCTGAATTCGCGTGACAAGGAAAAGCTTTCAAGCGCCTTGGAACGTATCGACCAGGGTAAACCGGCAGAAACACGTTACATAGCGGCCGGACTTGATAATCCTCTCGCCGCCAAGCTGCTCCAGTGGTATCGGCTTCTGCGTTATGGTGATCGGCAGGACTTTGCTGAGATCAGTGCGTTTCTTGAAGATAACCCGAACTGGCCAGGGCAGATAACTCTCCGCCGCGCAGCAGAGAAAGTCATGCCCGAGGGCATGCCGCCCCAGGCTAGAGCAAACTGGTTCCAGCAATATCCTCCCCTCTCGGGGCAGGCCGCATTGGCCTACGCACGGGCCATCGCCTTCACAGCCTCTGCAGAACGACTGGAAGAAGTCGTGCGCCGCCTTTGGAGAGAGACGGATTTTTCACACAGCGACGAAGAGGCATTCTACCAGGAATTTGCGTCGCATCTGACGCGCTCGGATCATATTGCACGCGTTGAACGCCAAACGCGGGATGGACAGGAACAGCCAGCGCTGCGCACGGCGGCGCGTCTTGGCCCTGGATATCAACAACTGGTTACAGCACAGATCAGATTGGCGCGTCAGCAAGCAGGTGTGGATGACGCCATTCGTGCCGTTCCCAATAATTTGCAAGACCACGATGGATTGCTGTACGAACGCGCCCGCTGGCGGATGCGGAAGAATCGCATCTATGAAGCCCTTCCTCTTTTACAGGATCATGATGCAAGTCAGGGCACAGCCTCCAGCGAGCGCTGGTGGCCGTTGAAGCATTGGGCTGCAAGGGACTTGCTGGAGGACGGCCACGCACGTGAAGCTTATGAACTCGCAAGTTCTCACGGTCTGCACTCCGGCCTCGGATTTGCCGAAGGTGAGTTCCTGGCCGGTTGGATCGCGCTGCGCTTCTTGAATAGGCCGGCAGATGCATATCGCCATTTCGAGCGGTTGCACGAAGGTGTAACCACTGAAATAAGCCGTTCCAGGGGTGCTTATTGGGCAGGTAGGGCTGCCAACGCTCTTGGAAACGAACAGCTCGCCCATAAGTGGTTTTCTAACGCAGCTCAATTGGACAACAACTACTATGGGCAGCTTGCTGTTGCCGAGACAGGCTTGTCACGCGGAACCCAGGGGGGGATGCCGGCAGTTTCTTCAGAACAGCGCGGTTCCTTCCGGCAAGGTGAATTGCAACGTGCCATAGAAATTCTTGATGGGGTCGAACGTGACGATCTGGCCGATTATTTCTTTTCTTCACTTCTGCGGAATGCTGAGACGGCAAGCGATTACAGGTTGGTAGCCGATCTAGGAATGAACCGGGGTCGTGTGGATCAAGCCGTCAGAACAGCAAGGCGTGCCGCCTACAACGGAATCATGATGCCGGACTATCTTTATCCGGTCCCAGCCTGGATCGATGAGAACGACCCGCTGGCGCCAATCCTTCTTGCGCTCATGCGGCAGGAGAGCAACTTCGATATTTCAGCAGTCAGCCATGCGGGTGCCAGGGGTGTAATGCAGGTCATGCCTGGCACAGCTCAGCAGGTCGCCGACAAGATGAACATTGCTTACCAAGCTTCCCGCCTGACCACCGACCCGCGCTACAACATGCGGCTTGGGCGGAATTATCTGGAGGAAATGCTGGAACGCTATCGCGGCTATCTGCCTTTGGTCCTCGCTGCCTACAATGCCGGACCGCACCGGGCAAATGACTGGATTGAACGTTTCGGCGATCCGCGTCATCCGAATATAGATGCCGTTGATTGGGTCGAACAGATATCCTTCAAGGAAACGCGAAATTACGTTCAGCGTGTTTCCGAGGCAGTGGTCGTCTATCGACGCAAGCTCCAAGAACAAGGCAACCTTTACGACGGTTTGCCACATCCCGCCCAAGCAACACGAAACTTCGATGATGTTGCCAACAATGAGGCCACCCAATGA
- a CDS encoding threonine ammonia-lyase — protein sequence MNFPGNTQVPSFADIEAASQRIAPRAVRTPLLENAYLNEAVNGRVLLKAETLQRTGSFKFRGAFNRLSLLDDSQKAKGVVAYSSGNHAQGVAAAAKILGIECTIIMPNDAPSLKIANTRNYGAEVVLYDRKTESREAIASKFLDDRGATLIRPFDDPQIIAGQGTCGLEIFEEANERDMAINAVLVCCGGGGLTAGIALAAREMSPASQIYAVEPKGFEDTARSLAAGKRLENAPDAASICDALLTPSPGELTFQINQQLLSGALAVSDEQVREAMAFAMRNLKLVVEPGGAVCLAALLAGQFDAADKTVAITLSGGNADPAFLADVMTAT from the coding sequence ATGAATTTTCCGGGTAATACACAGGTGCCGTCCTTTGCCGATATCGAAGCGGCCAGCCAACGCATCGCCCCCCGGGCTGTCAGGACACCATTGCTTGAGAATGCCTACCTGAATGAAGCCGTGAATGGACGTGTTTTACTGAAAGCCGAAACCTTGCAGCGCACTGGCTCCTTCAAGTTCAGAGGTGCATTCAACAGGCTGTCACTGCTCGATGATTCGCAAAAGGCCAAGGGCGTTGTCGCCTACTCTTCCGGCAACCATGCGCAAGGTGTGGCTGCAGCTGCGAAGATCCTGGGCATAGAATGCACGATCATCATGCCCAACGACGCGCCTTCGCTGAAAATAGCAAACACGCGCAACTATGGTGCCGAAGTCGTCCTCTACGACCGGAAAACTGAAAGCCGTGAGGCAATCGCAAGCAAATTTCTGGATGATCGCGGCGCAACCTTGATACGTCCCTTCGACGACCCGCAGATCATAGCTGGTCAGGGAACATGTGGTCTCGAGATCTTCGAGGAGGCCAATGAGCGGGATATGGCCATCAATGCTGTTCTTGTGTGTTGTGGTGGCGGTGGCCTGACAGCTGGAATCGCACTTGCCGCTCGCGAAATGTCTCCTGCCAGTCAAATCTATGCCGTCGAGCCAAAGGGATTTGAGGATACTGCACGCTCACTGGCTGCCGGAAAGCGCCTGGAAAATGCTCCTGATGCAGCATCCATCTGTGACGCCCTGCTGACGCCAAGTCCCGGAGAGCTCACTTTTCAGATCAATCAGCAGCTTCTGTCAGGCGCGCTTGCTGTCAGTGACGAACAGGTTCGCGAAGCCATGGCGTTTGCAATGCGAAACCTGAAGCTGGTTGTGGAACCCGGTGGCGCAGTTTGCCTGGCTGCCCTGCTCGCTGGCCAATTTGATGCAGCGGACAAGACCGTTGCCATCACATTGTCAGGAGGCAATGCCGATCCGGCTTTCCTCGCGGACGTCATGACAGCCACGTAA
- the cysC gene encoding adenylyl-sulfate kinase: MQDSSLDMLRETFKIVVVGHVDHGKSTLIGRLLYDTDSLPEGKFEELKAVCDRRGMALEWSFVLDAFQAERDQAVTIDTTQIWFKTQKRDVVIIDAPGHREFLKNMVSGAASADAALLVVDAEEGVREQTRRHGYLLHLLGVKQVAVVINKMDLVDYSEERYGEIVREVTAYLHGIGVEPSFIVPISAREGDNIAKKSTSSPWYKGPTILDALDRFHSVTVPSEQSLRLPVQDVYHFDHRRILAGRVEAGVIRPGDEILFSPSNKTARVKSLDVWDAPPLLEAHAGQSIGLTLEEQLFVERGEVISHVEDPPVLSTVFRARLFWLGHKPLEVGKRYTLKLATKTATVTVVGLETLIDTDTLAHRPGTKLERNMIGEVVLRAREVLAFDEHVALDKMGRFVLLEDYDVVGGGLISMEGYPDQRQSLTVRSTNVYSVEHTITRENRVVRNGHKGGVLWFTGLSGAGKSTLAMEVEKHLFQKGHQVYVLDGDNVRAGLNANLGFSPEERTENIRRVGEVAALFADAGFICITAFISPYQADRDRARAAANRVDSEAFHEIHVSADLNTCERRDPKGLYKKARAGEIQDFTGVSAPYEPPSMPELVVDTDAKDLPSCVEQVIDYIDRTFQVE, encoded by the coding sequence ATGCAGGATTCTTCTCTCGATATGCTCCGTGAAACCTTCAAGATCGTCGTGGTTGGCCATGTGGATCACGGCAAGTCGACACTGATCGGACGTCTGCTGTACGACACGGACAGTCTGCCGGAAGGCAAGTTCGAGGAACTGAAGGCCGTTTGCGATCGTCGCGGCATGGCGCTGGAGTGGTCCTTCGTTCTGGACGCCTTCCAGGCCGAACGCGACCAGGCGGTGACCATCGACACCACGCAGATCTGGTTCAAGACACAGAAGCGCGATGTGGTCATCATCGACGCGCCCGGACACCGCGAGTTCCTCAAGAACATGGTCAGCGGTGCGGCTTCGGCCGATGCGGCCCTGCTGGTTGTCGATGCCGAAGAGGGGGTGCGCGAGCAGACCCGCCGCCATGGCTATCTGTTGCACCTGCTGGGTGTGAAGCAGGTGGCCGTGGTCATCAACAAGATGGACCTGGTCGATTATTCGGAAGAGCGCTATGGAGAGATTGTCCGGGAAGTGACGGCCTACCTACATGGTATCGGCGTCGAGCCCAGCTTCATCGTGCCGATCTCGGCCCGGGAAGGCGACAATATCGCCAAGAAATCCACATCCTCTCCCTGGTACAAGGGACCGACCATCCTGGATGCCCTGGATCGCTTTCACTCCGTGACGGTGCCCTCGGAGCAATCCCTGCGCTTGCCGGTCCAGGACGTCTACCACTTCGATCATCGCCGTATACTTGCTGGCCGTGTCGAGGCTGGCGTGATCCGTCCGGGTGACGAGATCCTGTTCTCGCCCTCGAACAAGACGGCGCGCGTCAAGTCCCTGGATGTCTGGGACGCCCCGCCTCTGTTGGAGGCCCATGCCGGGCAGTCCATCGGCCTGACCCTGGAAGAGCAGCTCTTTGTCGAGCGCGGAGAGGTGATCAGCCATGTGGAGGACCCGCCGGTGCTTTCGACGGTCTTCCGGGCCCGGCTTTTCTGGCTGGGGCACAAGCCCCTGGAAGTGGGCAAGCGCTATACCCTGAAACTGGCCACCAAGACGGCCACCGTCACGGTTGTCGGGCTCGAGACCCTGATCGACACGGACACGCTGGCGCATCGTCCGGGGACCAAGCTCGAGCGTAACATGATCGGCGAAGTCGTGCTGCGCGCCCGTGAAGTCCTGGCTTTTGACGAGCATGTGGCCCTCGACAAGATGGGCCGCTTCGTCCTGCTCGAGGACTACGACGTGGTGGGTGGCGGCCTGATCTCCATGGAGGGCTATCCCGACCAGCGCCAGAGCCTGACCGTGCGTTCGACCAACGTCTACTCCGTCGAGCACACCATTACCCGTGAGAATCGCGTCGTGCGTAACGGGCACAAGGGCGGCGTGCTCTGGTTCACGGGTCTGTCAGGTGCCGGCAAGTCCACCCTGGCCATGGAGGTGGAGAAGCACCTCTTCCAGAAAGGCCATCAGGTTTATGTGCTGGACGGGGACAACGTGCGCGCTGGCTTGAACGCCAACCTGGGCTTCTCCCCGGAGGAGCGTACCGAGAACATCCGCCGGGTTGGAGAGGTTGCAGCGCTTTTTGCCGATGCCGGTTTCATCTGCATCACGGCCTTCATATCGCCCTATCAGGCCGACCGTGACCGGGCACGAGCGGCGGCCAACCGAGTCGACAGCGAGGCCTTTCACGAGATCCATGTCAGTGCGGATCTGAATACCTGTGAACGACGGGATCCGAAAGGCCTATACAAGAAGGCCAGGGCTGGCGAAATTCAGGATTTCACAGGCGTCAGCGCACCCTATGAGCCCCCGAGCATGCCGGAGCTTGTCGTCGATACAGATGCCAAGGACCTGCCGTCCTGTGTCGAGCAGGTGATCGACTATATCGACCGGACATTTCAGGTGGAATAA